CTGCTGATTTCCCTCTTCTCCGCCTCTTTCCCGCCGTCCGGGCAGGAGGACTGACCATGCGGCACCCCGAGTACCAGTATCTCGACCTTATGGAGCGCGTGCTGGAGCAGGGCGATGCGCGGGTCGACCGGACCGGCGTCGGCACCCGGTCCCTGTTCGGTGCCATGCTGCGGTTCGACCTCTCGGAGGGCACCGCACCGATCCTGACAACCAAGCGCGTCTACTGGAAAACTGCCGTCAAAGAGATGCTCTGGTTCCTCACCGGCGGCACCAACCTCCAGCCGCTTTTGCGCGAGAACGTGCGGATCTGGACCGACTGGCCGCTGGACAGCTACCGCCGCGAAACCGGCGAAACGATCTCTCAGGAGGCCTTCGAGCAACGCATCGTAGAGGACGATGCCTTTGCCGCGCGCTGGGGCGAGCTGGGGCCGGTCTACGGCAAGCAGTGGCGCCGCTGGCTGGGCGCGGACGGGCGGGAATACGACCAGATCGGCACGCTGGTG
This region of Ponticoccus alexandrii genomic DNA includes:
- a CDS encoding thymidylate synthase, producing MRHPEYQYLDLMERVLEQGDARVDRTGVGTRSLFGAMLRFDLSEGTAPILTTKRVYWKTAVKEMLWFLTGGTNLQPLLRENVRIWTDWPLDSYRRETGETISQEAFEQRIVEDDAFAARWGELGPVYGKQWRRWLGADGREYDQIGTLVQTLRENPSSRRMLFHGWNVPELGQMALPPCHMAYQYHVTSTGRLNCLLYQRSVDLLLGAPFNFVGATALHLMLADQAGLTPGELVWVGGDVHLYQNHVDQAREQLTREPRPLPRIALTRRGQGIDDYRIEDFTVEGYDPHAAIKAEVAV